AGGTCCGTGCGCGCTCGCTTTTCGGCGCGGCGAAAAAATCTGCCGGCCTTGCGTCTTCGATGATCTGGCCCTGATCCATGAAAAGCATGCGATCGGCCGCCTCGCGCGCGAATCCCATTTCGTGCGTCACGCACACCATCGTCCGTCCTTCGCCGGCAAGGGACGTCATCACATCGAGTACCTCCTTGATCATCTCGGGATCGAGCGCCGATGTCGGCTCGTCGAAGAGAAGAATCCGGGGCTCCATCGCCAGAGCGCGGGCTATCGCGGCCCGCTGTTGCTGCCCTCCCGAGAGCTGCCCCGGATATTTGCCCGCCTGGTCGCCAATCCTCACCTTGTCCAAATAGGATATGGCGCGCGCCTCCGCCTCCGGAAGAGACAAGCCGCCGAGCAGGACGGGCGCGAGGGTGCAATTCTCCAGCACCGTCTTGTGCGGGAACAGATTGAACTGTTGAAAGACCATGCCGACGGCGCGGAGCGCCGCAACGGCCTCCCGCGACGCGTCGGTTATCCTGGTTCCCTCGATCAGGACGGCACCGGAGTCGGGCACCTCGAGCCTGTTCATGCAGCGAATGAGCGTCGATTTGCCGGAGCCTGAAGGGCCGCAAATCACGATCCGCTCGCGCGGGGCGATTTCGAGGTCGATCGAGCGGAGGGCATGATAGGCGCCATAATATTTGTCGACCTGCCGCAAGCTGACGGCCGCGTGGCCCGAGGCGTCGGTCATGACGCCTGCCCCCGGCCGCGGAGCGCTCGTACCCGCGCGAAGGCTGCGGCGAGGTCGGCGATCAGATCCTGCGGCGCTTCGAGGCCGGCGTGAATGCGGATCAGCGCCCCATCTGCCTCGCCATTGGGAAAATCGCGGATCGGAGCGGGCCACGCCGGAACCGCGAGACTTTCGAAGCCGCCCCAGCTCGAACCGAGCTGGAATAGCGAGAATTCGTTGAAAAAGGCGCTGGTTTCGGGCGGGGTCAGGCCATCGAGCTGAACACCGAACAATCCGGAAGCACCGGTGAAATCCCGCTTCCAGATTGCATGGCCGGGGTCGGCGGGATGAGCCGGATAGCGGACCGCAACCACTTCGGGTTGCTGGGCGAACCATTCGATCAGCGTCGCTGCGGTGCGCTGGTGGCGTTCAAGGCGCGCATCGAGCGTCCTGATGCCCCGGTGGACCAGATAGCAATTGTCGGGACTCGCGCAGTTGCCCCAGCGCGCCGCCGCGTCCTTGAGCTGGCGGTAGACGGCATCGCTGGCCGCCGTCATCGTGCCGAGCAGACAGTCGGAGTGCCCCGAGAGATATTTGGTTGCCGAAGCAAGCGAGATGTCGACGCCATGGGCCAAGGGCTTGAAGAAGAGCGGCGTGGCCCAGGTGTTGTCGAGAGCGGTCAATATGCCCCGGCTGCGCGCAACCGCCGTGATCGCGGGGACGTCGATCATATCGAATGTCTGCGAGCCCGGGGTCTCCATATAGATGAGCCGGGTGTTGCTGCGGCACAGCCCGGCAATCTCCGCTCCGATATCGGGCCGGAAATATTCCACCTCGACCCCGAAACGCGCGAGAACGTCGGTCAGAAACTTGCGGGTCGGCCCATAGACGCAGTCCGCGACGAGCAGATGGTCGCCCCCGGCCACGAAAGCCGTGAGGGCTAGCGCGATTGCGCTGGTTCCGGACGAGGTGATGACGGTCGCGCAGCCGCCTTCAAGTTCGCTGACAGCCTCGGCGAGCGCAAAGGTCGTTCGCGTTCCGTACAGGCCATAGATGACCTCATCGTAGAGACCCTGGTGCCGGTCCATATAGGCCTCGACGCTGTCGTAGATAATGGTGGAGGCCCGGTCGACGGGCGGATTGATGAGGCCCCGCTGATCGCACGGACGGGGACCGCCGTGCACGGCACGCGTCGGATCCTGCCAGGCGCGCCCTTTCGGGCTTGCCGGCTCCCCGGGCCATTTTCTGTCGTGATTATCCTGCATAGTTTAGTTTCCGTTCGATCTTCATGCTGAGCCGGGACAGGGAGAAACAGAGGAGGAAAAAGATTGTCCCGGTAAAAAGATAGGCTTCGGCGAAATAGGGTCGCCATTGCGCCTCGACGTAGGAGAGGCGGGTCGTCTGCAACAAATCGAAGACGCCGACGATGAGGACGAGCGTCGTGTTCTTGACCTCGCTGATCGAAGTGTTGACCAGCCCCGGCACGCTGACTTTCAGCGCCTGCGGCAACAGGATATGGCGCCGCGCCTGCCATTTGGTGAGGCCAAGAGCATGCGCGGCCTCGGCTTGCCCGACGGGAACCGCCAGCAGGCCGCCCCGGATGACCTCGGCCATATAGGCGGCAGTGAAGAATATGAGCGCGAGCTGGACGCGCGGCAGGCTGTCGATCGAGAGATAGGAGGGCACGAACAGCGGGAACAGGACCGCAGCGAGGAAGAGCACTCCGATCAGCGGCGTTCCGCGAACCAGCTCGATGAAGGCGACGCTCGGCCAGCGAATGCCGCGCCGCGCCGACCTGCGGCCGAACGCGAGGAGTATAGCCAATGGAAAAGCGCCGACCACCGCAAGGCTCGCGAGCAGCAATGTGACCGGCAGGCCGCTCCACTTCTCCATCGGGACATAGGAAAGGCCCGCGAATCCTCCTCGTAGCAGAAGTACCGCCACGGCGATTGCGCCGAGCCAGACAAGCCCGAGGCGGCTGCGCCAGAATCGCGGGACGAAGGAGAAGGCAAGGCATGAAAGCAGCGCGGCCGCCGCTGCTGCGGACCGCCACTGCTCGGCTTCGGGATAGGTGCCAAACAATATCAGCCGCGCATTTTCGCGGAGGAATGGCCAGCAAGCACCGCTGGCCAAACGGCAATCGGCCGCGCCCCCGGCGAAGGTCGCGTCGAACAGCAGCCACGAGAGCCCCTTGCCGGCGAAAGCCGCGGTCATGGCGAGGATCGCGATGGTGAGTATCGACTGGCGTCCTCCTCTGAACAGATTGCGCCGTATCCACGACGGCCAGGCGGTCGCCGAGCGCAGCGGAAAGGGTTCGAGGGGCGCCGACTGGATGCTCCGGCCGGGCTGCCCGGCGACGCTCCAGCCCAACTGGCGGGCATAGAGGCCGGTGACGAACGACAAGGATAGCGAAAGCAGCAGGAAGGTCGCGACGATCAGGCCGACGCCCTCGATCGCCTGCCCTGTCTGACTGATGACGGTATCGACCACCGAGACAAATTCGGGATATCCGATCGCGACCCCCAGGGAGCTGTTCTTGATCGTGTTGAGATGCCAGCTCGTCATCGGCGGTATGGCGATGCGCAGCGCTTGCGGCATCACGATCCGTCCCATTGTTTGCGCGGGCGACAGGCCGAGCGCTTTGGCGGCCTCGCTCTGCCCTGCGGGAACGGCGAGGATCGCGCCGCGGAATATCTCGGCCAGATAGGCCGAGGCATAGACCGAAAGGCTGGCGACCAGCGTCAGAAACTCCGTGGAGAGCGACAATCCGCCGACGGTTCCGAAGCGCCCCGCCCGCGGCAGATCGATCCCGCCCCACAGCAAGAGCGGCACCAGGGAGATGCCGGCGAAGGCCAGCGCAGTGCGCGTGCGAACGGCTCCTCGCCGCACGGCACCCAGCAGGATCGCACAGGCGACGATCGCGATGAGAAAGACCGGCCGTCCCGGATCGGCCAAGGAGAGCGCGGGGAGGTGCAATCCCCGATTATCGAGGTCGAACGGTCCGACGGCGCCCGGGCCGGGTCCGGGCAGACCGAACAGCAGCGCGGCGTACCAGACGAACATCTGGAGCAGCAGCGGAATATTGCGAACCAGCTCGATATAAAGGCCGGAGAGCCTCGCAAGCAGCCAGTTGGACGACAGGCGCGCCATGCAGACCGCGAGGCCGAGCAAGGTCGAGAAGATGATGCCGAGCGCCGATATCAGGAGCGTGTTGAGAAGACCCACCGCCAGCGCCGCGGCATAGGAATCGCCCGGCGCGTAAGCAATCAGCGTTTCGCCAATCGCGAAACCCGCCCGGTCGAACAGGAAACCGAACCCCGTCCGGATGTTTCGGTCCGCGAGATTGTCCGCCAATGTCGCAAACAGGCCGTAGGCGACCACAAGCCCGCCCGCGATCAGCAGCCAGGGTAACGCAGCGATGGCAAGCCGCCTGTGTTTATGAGTCATCGCATCGGCAACGGGTAGATCAGCCCGCCGTCCCGATAGAGCTTATTCTGTCCGCGTTCGACGCCGAGCGGCGTAATGTGCCGGTCGAAGATTTCGCCATAATTGCCCGTCGCCTCGATCGCGCGATACGCCCAGTCATCGTCGAGGCCGAGCGACTTGCCGAATCCGGGCAGGCCGCCGAGCATCTTGCGCACTTCGGGGTCACGCGAGGCCATGCGCATGCGCGCTGCATTCGCGCGGGTGACCCCCATTTCCTCGGCAGCAAAGAGCGCGTTCAGCACCCATTTGTTGATCTCATACCATTGCTCGTCGTCGCTGCGCACGACGGGACCTACCGGCTCCTTGGTGAGTCGTTCGGGCAGCACAACATAATCGTCCGGATGCGCGGTATCGGCGAGACGGATCACGGTCAGCGTGAAGGCATCGGTGGTCATCGCGTCGCACCGCCCGGCAAAGAAGGCGAGCTTGGCTTCCTCGGGATTCTCGAACACGACCGACTGGAAACGCAGCCCCTTGCGCTCGAAATATTCGGCGGTGTTGAGTTCGGAGGTCGTCCCCTTGGTGATGCAGATCGATGCGCCATCGAGATCCGTCGGAAGCCGCACACCCGATCGCCGGGGCACCAGGAAGCTCTGCCCGTCATAATACATGGTGCCGACGAAATTCACCCCGAGGTCGGTGTCGCGCGTCAGCGTCCATGTCGTCGTCCGCGACAGGACGTCGGCCTCGCCCGTCTGCACGATCGTGAAGCGCTTGTTCGAGGCGACCGGCATGAACCGGACCTTGCGGGCATCGCCGAGGACCGCAGCGGCGAGCGCCCGGCAGTAGTCGACGAAGAACCCCTGCCAGCGCCCGCGCTTGTCGAGATAGGACATGCCGAGCTGCCCCGTATGAATTGCGCAATTGAGCGTTCCGCGCGCGCGAATCCGCGCAAGCGTCGATCCCTTCGCCGCGGCGATTTCATGCCCACCGGTGCCGGCGGGCTCGCGGCCGCAGCCGCCGAGTAACAGGGCGCCTGCGGCGAGCAGCGCCGGTAACCAGCGGCGCGATGCGTGCGACCTATTCATAAACGAGGCTTTCAATGCTAGCGCCATAAGAAATAGCTATAGGGAGCGATGTCCGATGAACCTGCGTCACCTCGAAGCCTTCAGGGCCGTGATGCTCTCGGGATCGGTCACCCAGGCCGCGCAGTCGCTCAACCTGTCGCAACCCGCGGTGAGCAAGATGCTTGCCGAGCTCGAGCATCAGCTGGGCTTTCAGCTCTTCCTGCGTTCGCGCGGCAGCGCGCTCACCGTGACGCCCGAAGCCGACGCCTTTTTCTACGAAGTCGAGCGGAGCTTCTCGGGCATTGCGGCCCTGAAGCGGGTAGCGGAAGACATCCGCAACATGGCGACCGGCACGCTCCGGATCGCCGCCCTTCCGGCGCTCGCGGTCAGTTTCCTGCCGCGTGTGATCGCGGCCTTTCGCGAGACACATCCCGGCGTCACCGTTCAGCTCCAGACCCGCAGTTCCTCGACGGTGCGGCAATGGATGGCGAACCAGCAGTTCGACATCGGGCTCGCGACGCCGGCGCGCGAATTGCCCGGCATAAGGATGGAGCGCTTCCTGCGCTGCCCCGGCGCCTGCGTTCTCCCTGCCGGCCACCGCTTGGCCGTCAAGGACGTCATCCGGCCGGCCGATCTCGAGGGCGAGCCCTTCATTTCGCTCGCGCTCGAGGACGGCGTGCGTCACCGCATCGACCGCATTTTCGAGGACGCGGGCGTCCACCGCGAGATGGTCATCGAAACCCAATATGCGATGACCATCTGCGCGCTTGTCATGCAGGGGGTCGGATGTTCGATTCTCAACCCCGTGACCGCAGCGGATTATGCCGAGCGGGGCCTTACGGTCCGTGATTTCGCGCCGGAGGTCCATTTCGAATATATGCTCTTCACGCCGAAGTTGAGGCCGATGTCCCAAGTCGCTGCGGCCTTTATCGCGGTGCTCGAATCCCACCGCGACGCGATGTTCGGCTCCGACGCCAGCTGAAGACACAAGACGCCGCACGGCCCTCACGGCCACCGATCAGAAGGAGGCGGTCGCGCGGACGTACCAGAAGCCCCCGTTGAACCCCGTCGGCGCGAAGCGGAGATATCGGATCCCGTTGTTGATCTGGGATTGCCGCGCCTCGACGTCGGGGTAATTGTCGAAGATATTCTCGCCGCCGACCGCGAGCTTGAGCATGTCGCTAACCTTGTAGGACAGCTCGAGATCGACCAGCAGTTCGGCGCCGCCCGTCTGGTCGGCAGCCGGTGCGGCGCCATAGTCGGTCCATTTGCCATAATAGTTCGCGCGCGCGACGAAGCCGAAGCGCTCGCCCGCATAAGTGAAGGACGCATTGCCCTTCCACTTCGGAACGAAGCCCTCGAGTTCGAGCAGCCGCTCGCGGTCCGCAGTGATCACCGGCGAGGCCTTGATGACATCGGTTTTGGTATAGTTGCCGTTGAGGCCGAGCGTGGCCTTGCCGTCGCCGAGGTCGAAGCCCACGGTGAGCACCGCATCGACGCCCTGGGTGCGGCTGTCGAAGGAATTGGTGAAGAAGCTCACCTGCTGGAAGGAATCCCCACCGGGAATGCCAAGCGCCGCGAGCTGCGCACGCTGCGCCGGGGTGAGATTGAAATTGCCCGATACGGCGATCCGGTCTTCGACCTTGATGTTGAAATAGTCGAGCGTGAAGGTGATGCGATTGGAGGGCTTCACCACGATGCCGCCGGCGACGTTGAACGAATTCTCGGGCCGAAGCGGCGTCGCGCCGAAGAATTGCGCCACCGGATTGTTGGGCGCGATAATGCCTGCGGTCAGCGGCGCCCCGGTTATCGAGTCGATGTTGGTCTGGACCTGCGAGGCGTTCGACTGGCCCGGCGTCGGCGCCCGAAAGCCGGTGTTGACCGATCCGCGCACCGCGAAGACGTCCGAGAAATCATATCGCCCGTTGATCTTCCAGGTGAATTTCGAGCCGAAGTCCGAGTAATTCTCGTAGCGGCCGGCAAGGCCGAACTGGAGCGCGTCGGTGAGATTGCCTTCGAGCGACGTATAGGCGGCCCAGTTGCTGCGCGCGAACTCGCCCGCCTGGATGGGACTGAAGCCCGGGAAGCCGTTCGAGCCGACCGGCAGTCCGACGCGGTTTCCGGTATCGGGATCGATGACCGACGCGAAAGGACCAACCTGCCATGATGCGATGTCGCCGGCCGTGATCTCATATGTCTCGCGCCGATACTCGAGACCGCCTGCAAGCGTCAGCGGATCGGAGGTGCCGATCGCGATGGGGTAAGTGAGATCGAGATTGAAAGCGAGTTCGCGCTGCTCGAGCTGCCCCGGCTTGAAGGAGGTCGGCGACGCGAGGCCAAGCGACGGATTGACCGTATTTTCGATCCGGTAGGAAGCATGGTTCTGACCATAGGAAGCGCTGAGGTCATAGGTCAGGCCCGAGGAGAATTCGCCCTTGAGGCCGGCCGCCAGCGCCGCATCGGTCACCGTGGCACCGAAATCCGGGGTGAAACCGCCGGGAAAGAGCTGGCGGAAGCTGAACCGCTGTCCTCCGGGCGTATTGGTGAGCGGAATCGAGGTGGAAATGAAGCTGGCATCGGGGTTGCGGTAAAAGAAGGCCGTCGTGCCGCGGCTCCAGCTATAGTTGCCGAAGGTGTAGAATTCCATCTCCTCCGACAGTTCGATGCCGGCATTGACGAAGATGCGCGCCGCCTCGGATTCGGGATTTCCCCAGCGCTGCGCCGGGACCGGGACATCCTGAACGCCGGCATCGATGAGCGCCTGCGCGTCGGGACGCTGAATGCCGCGCGACGTCGTGCTGGCGTTCACATATTCGCCGCTGATGTTGACGAAACCGGCGTCGGTGAAGGGAAGCCCGACATTGCCCTGGACGAGGAAATCCTCGCCGTCGCCCTTATAGAATTGGCCATAGCGGGCGATCAGCAATCCGCCTTCGCGGTCGCGGCGCAGACCGAAATTGAGGACGCCGGCGATCGCATCCGATCCATAGAGCGCCGACGCGCCGTCACGCAGAACCTCGAGCTGGCCGATCGCGATCGACGGGATCGCCGAAAGATCGGGTCCCTGCGATCCCCGGATATAGGGAACATTGGTGAACTGGACCGTCGCGCCGCGATGGCGCCGCTTGCCATTCACGAGCACCAGCGTCTGGTCCGGCGGCAGGCCGCGCAGCGAGAAAGGCCGGGTAAAAACGGCGCCGTCGTTGCTGACGAGGCGCTGGACATTGAGCGACGGGACCTCGGTGCGCAGGAGATCATTCATGTCGGCCGTGCCCTTTTCGAGCAGTTCGGCACCGGTGATGATGTCGATCGGCTGAGCGGAATCGGCCGCCTTGAGATCGTTCCGCCGCGTACCCGTCACGACGATTTCGCCCTGCGACGCGCCTGGCCCCGGCGCCTCTTTGGCGTTATCCTGCGCGAAGGCGGCGGCGGCCGACATGCCTGCCAGGACGGCGATAATCGAGCCACTCGTGCGAAGCAATTTTCTCATGGTCCCCTCCCATTTGCGAAAGCTCTCGGCTTCGCCACCGAGCTATCTTCGCGGCCTTGGCATGACCAGAAATAATCACCACTCATCGCTATAAACGAGATGGTTATTCCATATGGTTATATCTCTCGCTGCGGCATCGAGCAGCGCCCGACCGCGCGGCATGCCGGGCGCGGCGATGCCGGACACTTCGCGCAGCTTGTCCTCGACCGCCCGGGCGACATGCCGCGTCGGCACATGCTCCTTATTTTTTGTCCATATCGTGCCCGGCATGAGGATCGGGTTCGGGTTCGACAGGTTTCGGCGCTTCCGGCGCGGCCTTTGCCCGCGGCGGCACAGCGGCCTTCGCGGCGGGTTCTTGCTTGGGGCGGGATTTCTCCGGAGGCATCGCTTCTTCGGTCGGCGCCGCCGGGGCAGACGCGGCGGGCGGCTCGTCCGCTACGGGCATGGTCTCGACCATTGCGGGCGGCTCACCGGCAGTGACCTCACTCTGTTCCGGTGTGACGTCGCTCTGCTGCGCGGGCTCAGTGCCGCATCCTGCCAGAGCAAATATCAGCGCGGCGGCGCTCGCTAGGGGAATGAATCTCGTCATATCTGTCTCCTCTTCGTGTCGGCAGGTCATGCGCGGAATTCAGAAACCTTGCCGTCGCTGCCGAATGCCATCACTTCGAATGCGTCCGCGCTTCCGTCCGGCATTTCCATTCCCGGAGAACCGCGCGGCATGCCGGGCACGGCGATTCCGCGAATGTCGCGTGGCTTGTCGTGGAG
The Sphingopyxis macrogoltabida genome window above contains:
- a CDS encoding amino acid ABC transporter ATP-binding protein, which encodes MTDASGHAAVSLRQVDKYYGAYHALRSIDLEIAPRERIVICGPSGSGKSTLIRCMNRLEVPDSGAVLIEGTRITDASREAVAALRAVGMVFQQFNLFPHKTVLENCTLAPVLLGGLSLPEAEARAISYLDKVRIGDQAGKYPGQLSGGQQQRAAIARALAMEPRILLFDEPTSALDPEMIKEVLDVMTSLAGEGRTMVCVTHEMGFAREAADRMLFMDQGQIIEDARPADFFAAPKSERARTFLEQILSH
- the metC gene encoding cystathionine beta-lyase, which codes for MQDNHDRKWPGEPASPKGRAWQDPTRAVHGGPRPCDQRGLINPPVDRASTIIYDSVEAYMDRHQGLYDEVIYGLYGTRTTFALAEAVSELEGGCATVITSSGTSAIALALTAFVAGGDHLLVADCVYGPTRKFLTDVLARFGVEVEYFRPDIGAEIAGLCRSNTRLIYMETPGSQTFDMIDVPAITAVARSRGILTALDNTWATPLFFKPLAHGVDISLASATKYLSGHSDCLLGTMTAASDAVYRQLKDAAARWGNCASPDNCYLVHRGIRTLDARLERHQRTAATLIEWFAQQPEVVAVRYPAHPADPGHAIWKRDFTGASGLFGVQLDGLTPPETSAFFNEFSLFQLGSSWGGFESLAVPAWPAPIRDFPNGEADGALIRIHAGLEAPQDLIADLAAAFARVRALRGRGQAS
- a CDS encoding ABC transporter permease subunit (The N-terminal region of this protein, as described by TIGR01726, is a three transmembrane segment that identifies a subfamily of ABC transporter permease subunits, which specificities that include histidine, arginine, glutamine, glutamate, L-cystine (sic), the opines (in Agrobacterium) octopine and nopaline, etc.), which encodes MTHKHRRLAIAALPWLLIAGGLVVAYGLFATLADNLADRNIRTGFGFLFDRAGFAIGETLIAYAPGDSYAAALAVGLLNTLLISALGIIFSTLLGLAVCMARLSSNWLLARLSGLYIELVRNIPLLLQMFVWYAALLFGLPGPGPGAVGPFDLDNRGLHLPALSLADPGRPVFLIAIVACAILLGAVRRGAVRTRTALAFAGISLVPLLLWGGIDLPRAGRFGTVGGLSLSTEFLTLVASLSVYASAYLAEIFRGAILAVPAGQSEAAKALGLSPAQTMGRIVMPQALRIAIPPMTSWHLNTIKNSSLGVAIGYPEFVSVVDTVISQTGQAIEGVGLIVATFLLLSLSLSFVTGLYARQLGWSVAGQPGRSIQSAPLEPFPLRSATAWPSWIRRNLFRGGRQSILTIAILAMTAAFAGKGLSWLLFDATFAGGAADCRLASGACWPFLRENARLILFGTYPEAEQWRSAAAAAALLSCLAFSFVPRFWRSRLGLVWLGAIAVAVLLLRGGFAGLSYVPMEKWSGLPVTLLLASLAVVGAFPLAILLAFGRRSARRGIRWPSVAFIELVRGTPLIGVLFLAAVLFPLFVPSYLSIDSLPRVQLALIFFTAAYMAEVIRGGLLAVPVGQAEAAHALGLTKWQARRHILLPQALKVSVPGLVNTSISEVKNTTLVLIVGVFDLLQTTRLSYVEAQWRPYFAEAYLFTGTIFFLLCFSLSRLSMKIERKLNYAG
- a CDS encoding amino acid ABC transporter substrate-binding protein, with product MNRSHASRRWLPALLAAGALLLGGCGREPAGTGGHEIAAAKGSTLARIRARGTLNCAIHTGQLGMSYLDKRGRWQGFFVDYCRALAAAVLGDARKVRFMPVASNKRFTIVQTGEADVLSRTTTWTLTRDTDLGVNFVGTMYYDGQSFLVPRRSGVRLPTDLDGASICITKGTTSELNTAEYFERKGLRFQSVVFENPEEAKLAFFAGRCDAMTTDAFTLTVIRLADTAHPDDYVVLPERLTKEPVGPVVRSDDEQWYEINKWVLNALFAAEEMGVTRANAARMRMASRDPEVRKMLGGLPGFGKSLGLDDDWAYRAIEATGNYGEIFDRHITPLGVERGQNKLYRDGGLIYPLPMR
- a CDS encoding LysR substrate-binding domain-containing protein, producing MNLRHLEAFRAVMLSGSVTQAAQSLNLSQPAVSKMLAELEHQLGFQLFLRSRGSALTVTPEADAFFYEVERSFSGIAALKRVAEDIRNMATGTLRIAALPALAVSFLPRVIAAFRETHPGVTVQLQTRSSSTVRQWMANQQFDIGLATPARELPGIRMERFLRCPGACVLPAGHRLAVKDVIRPADLEGEPFISLALEDGVRHRIDRIFEDAGVHREMVIETQYAMTICALVMQGVGCSILNPVTAADYAERGLTVRDFAPEVHFEYMLFTPKLRPMSQVAAAFIAVLESHRDAMFGSDAS
- a CDS encoding TonB-dependent receptor plug domain-containing protein translates to MRKLLRTSGSIIAVLAGMSAAAAFAQDNAKEAPGPGASQGEIVVTGTRRNDLKAADSAQPIDIITGAELLEKGTADMNDLLRTEVPSLNVQRLVSNDGAVFTRPFSLRGLPPDQTLVLVNGKRRHRGATVQFTNVPYIRGSQGPDLSAIPSIAIGQLEVLRDGASALYGSDAIAGVLNFGLRRDREGGLLIARYGQFYKGDGEDFLVQGNVGLPFTDAGFVNISGEYVNASTTSRGIQRPDAQALIDAGVQDVPVPAQRWGNPESEAARIFVNAGIELSEEMEFYTFGNYSWSRGTTAFFYRNPDASFISTSIPLTNTPGGQRFSFRQLFPGGFTPDFGATVTDAALAAGLKGEFSSGLTYDLSASYGQNHASYRIENTVNPSLGLASPTSFKPGQLEQRELAFNLDLTYPIAIGTSDPLTLAGGLEYRRETYEITAGDIASWQVGPFASVIDPDTGNRVGLPVGSNGFPGFSPIQAGEFARSNWAAYTSLEGNLTDALQFGLAGRYENYSDFGSKFTWKINGRYDFSDVFAVRGSVNTGFRAPTPGQSNASQVQTNIDSITGAPLTAGIIAPNNPVAQFFGATPLRPENSFNVAGGIVVKPSNRITFTLDYFNIKVEDRIAVSGNFNLTPAQRAQLAALGIPGGDSFQQVSFFTNSFDSRTQGVDAVLTVGFDLGDGKATLGLNGNYTKTDVIKASPVITADRERLLELEGFVPKWKGNASFTYAGERFGFVARANYYGKWTDYGAAPAADQTGGAELLVDLELSYKVSDMLKLAVGGENIFDNYPDVEARQSQINNGIRYLRFAPTGFNGGFWYVRATASF